Proteins encoded together in one Musa acuminata AAA Group cultivar baxijiao chromosome BXJ3-6, Cavendish_Baxijiao_AAA, whole genome shotgun sequence window:
- the LOC135640767 gene encoding BTB/POZ and MATH domain-containing protein 1-like: MGSGRVYRGGTSSRTSSSSSSHPSAPNQPPTETASTSITDTVNGSHHFRISGFSLLKGMGIGKYTASDTFTVGGYDWAIYFYPDGKSLEDGAAYVSLFIALASEGTDVRALFELTLLDQSGKEQHKVHSHFGRTLEGGPYTLKYRGSMWGYKRFFRRSALESSAYLKDDCLLVNCSVGVVRSHTEGPKIYTIAVPSSNITQNFGQLLDSGKGTDVSFEVDGEIFNAHKLVLAARSPVFRAQLFGPMKDRNMHCIKVEDMETPVFKALLHFIYWDSLPALEELAGLNTKCASTLMAQHLLAAADRYALDRLKILCEVKLCEDVAINTVATTLALAEQHHCSQLKSVCLKFVALPENLRAVMQTEGFEYLKVSCPSILIELLALVARIGENSLTSSVYSSDALLDGSDANGRRVKPRI; this comes from the exons ATGGGTAGCGGCAGGGTATACAGAGGAGGCACCTCCTCCCGGACGTCCTCCTCGTCTTCTTCCCACCCCTCGGCGCCTAATCAGCCGCCGACGGAGACGGCGTCGACGTCCATCACCGACACGGTGAACGGCTCCCACCACTTTAGGATCTCCGGTTTTTCGCTGCTCAAGGGGATGGGCATCGGCAAGTACACGGCGTCGGACACGTTCACGGTGGGGGGCTACGACTGGGCCATCTACTTCTACCCTGACGGGAAGAGCTTGGAGGACGGCGCGGCGTACGTGTCACTGTTCATCGCCCTCGCGAGCGAGGGGACCGACGTGAGGGCGCTTTTCGAGCTCACGCTGCTGGATCAGAGCGGGAAGGAGCAGCACAAGGTTCATAGCCACTTTGGGAGAACGCTGGAGGGCGGTCCTTATACTCTCAAGTACCGCGGCAGCATGTG GGGTTATAAGCGTTTTTTCAGAAGAAGTGCTTTAGAGTCATCAGcatatcttaaagatgattgtCTCTTAGTTAATTGTAGTGTTGGCGTTGTTAGATCGCACACTGAGGGACCCAAAATTTATACCATTGCAGTGCCATCTTCTAACATAACTCAGAATTTTGGCCAGCTTCTAGATAGTGGAAAAGGAACCGATGTAAGTTTTGAAGTTGATGGTGAGATTTTCAATGCTCACAAATTGGTCCTTGCAGCTCGTTCACCTGTTTTCAGGGCTCAACTTTTTGGTCCGATGAAAGACAGGAACATGCATTGTATAAAGGTCGAAGACATGGAAACTCCAGTTTTTAAG GCTCTACTCCATTTCATATACTGGGATTCCCTACCTGCCTTGGAAGAGCTAGCTGGTCTGAATACAAAATGTGCTTCCACTCTAATGGCTCAACATTTGCTTGCTGCTGCTGACCGCTATGCATTGGATAGGCTTAAAATACTTTGTGAAGTCAAGCTGTGTGAGGATGTCGCCATAAATACTGTGGCCACTACTTTAGCACTGGCTGAGCAGCATCACTGTTCTCAGCTTAAATCTGTTTGTCTCAAATTTGTTGCTTTGCCAGAGAACTTGAGAG CTGTGATGCAAACTGAAGGATTCGAGTACTTGAAGGTCAGTTGTCCATCTATTCTGATTGAGCTTCTTGCACTCGTCGCTAGGATCGGAGAAAATTCACTAACATCCAGCGTGTATTCAAGTGATGCCCTCCTTGATGGGAGTGATGCAAATGGAAGACGGGTGAAGCCCCGGATATGA
- the LOC103988973 gene encoding RNA-binding protein Y14A-like: protein MDKEAGAAEADPSPAPKLRSTIAGNALGPGKTKGRGFRESELGISIPSRPMAVPILNAIEGWIILVTRVHEEAQEDDLHNAFHQFGQVKKLHLNLDRGTEFVKWHMEL from the exons ATGGACAAGGAGGCCGGCGCTGCCGAGGCCGACCCCTCGCCTGCACCCAAGCTCCGATCCACGATCGCCGGAAACGCCTTGGGCCCGGGGAAGACCAAAGGCAGAGGCTTCCGCGAGTCGGAGCTAGGGATTTCGATTCCCTCGAGGCCGATGGCGGTCCCGATCCTCAACG CTATTGAGGGGTGGATTATACTGGTCACCAGGGTCCATGAAGAGGCACAGGAGGATGATCTGCACAACGCCTTTCATCAATTTGGTCAGGTCAAAAAATTGCATCTAAATCTTGATCGTGGCACTGAATTTGTCAAG TGGCATATGGAGCTATAG